A portion of the Krasilnikovia cinnamomea genome contains these proteins:
- a CDS encoding glycosyltransferase family 4 protein — MTRVLMLSWEYPPLLVGGLGRHVHALATALAATGHEITVVTRHTPGALREQYTEGVRVVRAAEDAPPVVAATGDPLAWALGFGHALTRAALRAARTGGYDVVHAHDWLAAHPGVTLREHLDVPLVATIHATESGRHQGWLPAAHNRTIDDLERWLAHEAVRVVVCSQYMRREVLRLFAVAPQRAEVVPNGVDALRWHARPRAVAAARRRYADGDAPLVSYAGRLVYEKGVQFLLAAVPMLRERHPGLRVVVAGDGPYADDLRAQAAGLPDVTFTGFLGGHELAALMGASDCYVVPSLYEPFGMVALEAAAAGTPVAVADTGGLAEIVEPGATGVTFPPGDPGALAAAVGTVLADREFARSLARRARRRAREDFAWPRIAARTAEVYEAAGAAAAGHALAALGALDHAGDARPVARETGNVLATGITIPPARQARTPRPAG; from the coding sequence GTGACCCGGGTGCTGATGCTGAGCTGGGAGTACCCGCCGCTGCTCGTGGGCGGCCTCGGCCGGCACGTACACGCCCTGGCCACCGCGCTGGCCGCCACGGGACACGAGATCACCGTCGTGACCCGGCACACGCCGGGCGCGCTGCGCGAGCAGTACACCGAGGGGGTACGCGTCGTACGGGCCGCCGAGGACGCGCCGCCGGTCGTGGCCGCCACCGGGGACCCGCTCGCGTGGGCGCTGGGTTTCGGCCACGCTCTGACCCGGGCCGCCCTGCGCGCCGCCCGCACCGGCGGGTACGACGTGGTGCACGCCCACGACTGGCTGGCCGCGCACCCCGGGGTGACCCTGCGCGAGCACCTGGACGTGCCGCTGGTCGCCACGATCCACGCCACCGAGTCGGGGCGGCACCAGGGCTGGCTGCCCGCCGCGCACAACCGCACCATCGACGACCTGGAACGCTGGCTGGCCCACGAGGCGGTACGGGTCGTCGTCTGCTCGCAGTACATGCGCCGGGAGGTGCTGCGGCTGTTCGCTGTGGCGCCGCAGCGCGCCGAGGTGGTGCCCAACGGGGTCGACGCGCTGCGCTGGCACGCCCGGCCCCGGGCGGTGGCCGCGGCCCGGCGCCGGTACGCGGACGGCGACGCCCCCCTGGTCAGCTACGCGGGCCGGCTGGTCTACGAGAAGGGCGTGCAGTTCCTGCTCGCGGCGGTGCCGATGCTGCGCGAGCGTCACCCCGGGCTGCGGGTTGTGGTGGCGGGCGACGGCCCCTACGCCGACGACCTGCGGGCGCAGGCGGCCGGGCTGCCGGACGTGACCTTCACCGGGTTCCTCGGCGGCCACGAGCTGGCCGCCCTGATGGGCGCGTCCGACTGCTACGTGGTGCCCAGCCTGTACGAGCCGTTCGGCATGGTGGCGTTGGAGGCCGCCGCGGCGGGGACCCCGGTCGCCGTGGCCGACACCGGCGGCCTGGCCGAGATCGTCGAACCCGGCGCCACCGGGGTGACGTTCCCGCCGGGCGATCCCGGGGCGCTGGCGGCGGCGGTCGGCACCGTACTGGCCGACCGGGAGTTCGCGCGGTCGCTGGCCCGGCGGGCCCGGCGCCGCGCCCGCGAGGACTTTGCCTGGCCGCGCATCGCCGCCCGCACCGCCGAGGTGTACGAGGCGGCCGGAGCCGCGGCGGCCGGGCATGCGCTCGCGGCCCTCGGTGCGCTCGACCATGCCGGCGACGCCCGCCCGGTCGCCCGGGAGACCGGGAACGTGCTGGCCACCGGCATCACCATCCCGCCCGCCCGGCAGGCCCGTACCCCGCGTCCGGCGGGTTGA
- a CDS encoding UBP-type zinc finger domain-containing protein, with the protein MTCQHLKEAGEPAPRTAYEDGCPQCVAGGLHDWVHLRECLSCGLVACCDSSPRRHMSAHHDETGHPVMRSYEPGETWRWCFEDELLG; encoded by the coding sequence TTGACCTGCCAGCATCTGAAGGAGGCCGGGGAGCCCGCCCCCCGGACGGCGTACGAGGACGGCTGCCCGCAGTGCGTCGCGGGTGGCCTCCACGACTGGGTGCACCTGCGGGAGTGCCTGAGCTGCGGGCTGGTGGCCTGCTGCGACTCCTCGCCGCGCCGGCACATGTCCGCCCACCACGACGAGACCGGTCACCCGGTGATGCGCTCGTACGAGCCGGGGGAGACGTGGCGGTGGTGCTTCGAGGACGAACTGCTCGGCTGA
- a CDS encoding Na+/H+ antiporter: protein MEAIVDTVVLVTISVLGAALARRFGLIAPLVLLVAGLGLSFVPGVPEVHLEPELVLLGILPPLLYVAALRTSLPAFKDALRPILLLAVGLVVVSAFAVGAVVHLLLPEVPFAACLALGAVVAPPDAVSATAVARRVGLPRRVVTILDGESLLNDASALVLLRISVGALLGSAVGFWDIAGQVVLKAGGGLLIGLLAAMGAAWLHRRIEDPLLDDALSVLAPFVVVIVAERLHTSSVVAVVVAGLYLGHRIPYLLSATSRLQMEAVWRLLTFLLEGVVFLLVGLQLRELVAGLETPPATTAAVTGAVFATVVVVRFAWMYPATYLARLVPRVRAREQRPAPAVPAIVAWAGMRGVVTLAAALTLTEYENLPGELFVFVAFAVIVLTLLVHGTTLPWLSRRLGVVEDTSAQDALAEAGVQHAASRAALTALEDNAGGAPPAVVDRLRALTDSRANVAWERLGNQAQETPSAAYGRLRREMIAAERHVFKVARNEGRIPEEVLTRAQRELDLEESQLTRSDD, encoded by the coding sequence ATGGAGGCCATCGTCGACACGGTCGTGCTCGTGACGATCAGCGTGCTCGGCGCGGCGCTGGCCCGGCGGTTCGGGCTGATCGCGCCGCTGGTGCTGCTGGTGGCCGGGCTGGGCCTGTCCTTCGTGCCGGGCGTCCCCGAGGTGCACCTGGAGCCGGAGCTGGTGCTGCTCGGCATCCTGCCACCGCTGCTGTACGTGGCGGCGCTGCGCACCTCCCTGCCGGCGTTCAAGGATGCCTTGCGCCCGATCCTGCTGCTGGCCGTGGGTCTCGTGGTGGTCAGCGCGTTCGCGGTCGGCGCCGTCGTGCACCTGCTGCTGCCCGAGGTGCCGTTCGCGGCGTGCCTGGCGCTGGGCGCGGTGGTCGCCCCGCCGGACGCGGTCTCGGCGACCGCGGTGGCGCGGCGGGTCGGGCTGCCCCGCCGGGTGGTCACCATCCTGGACGGCGAGAGCCTGCTCAACGACGCCAGCGCCCTGGTGCTGCTGCGGATCTCGGTGGGCGCGCTGCTCGGTTCGGCCGTGGGTTTCTGGGACATCGCCGGCCAGGTGGTGCTCAAGGCGGGCGGCGGGCTGCTGATCGGCCTGCTGGCCGCGATGGGCGCGGCGTGGCTGCACCGCCGCATCGAGGACCCGCTGCTCGACGACGCCCTGTCGGTGCTGGCGCCGTTCGTGGTGGTGATCGTCGCCGAGCGGCTGCACACCTCCAGCGTGGTCGCGGTCGTGGTGGCCGGGCTGTACCTGGGCCACCGGATCCCGTACCTGCTCTCGGCGACCTCCCGGCTGCAGATGGAGGCGGTGTGGCGGCTGCTGACGTTCCTGCTCGAAGGGGTCGTGTTCCTGCTGGTGGGGTTGCAGCTGCGGGAGCTGGTCGCGGGGCTGGAGACGCCGCCCGCCACCACGGCCGCGGTCACCGGCGCGGTGTTCGCCACGGTGGTGGTGGTCCGGTTCGCCTGGATGTACCCGGCCACGTACCTGGCCCGGCTGGTGCCGCGGGTGCGGGCCCGGGAGCAGCGGCCCGCCCCGGCGGTGCCCGCGATCGTGGCGTGGGCCGGGATGCGCGGCGTGGTCACGCTGGCGGCGGCGCTGACGCTGACCGAGTACGAGAACCTGCCGGGCGAGCTGTTCGTGTTCGTGGCGTTCGCGGTCATCGTGCTGACCCTGCTCGTGCACGGGACCACCCTGCCGTGGCTGTCCCGGCGCCTCGGCGTGGTGGAGGACACCAGCGCGCAGGACGCCCTGGCCGAGGCCGGGGTGCAGCACGCGGCCAGCCGGGCGGCGCTGACCGCGCTGGAGGACAACGCGGGCGGGGCCCCGCCCGCCGTGGTGGACCGGCTGCGGGCGCTCACCGACAGCCGGGCCAACGTGGCCTGGGAACGGCTCGGCAACCAGGCCCAGGAGACACCGTCGGCGGCGTACGGTCGGTTGCGGCGCGAGATGATCGCGGCGGAGCGGCACGTCTTCAAGGTGGCCCGCAACGAGGGCCGCATCCCCGAGGAGGTGCTGACCCGCGCTCAGCGCGAGCTCGACCTGGAGGAGTCCCAGTTGACCCGGAGTGACGATTGA